From the Sphingomonas aliaeris genome, one window contains:
- the thrC gene encoding threonine synthase: protein MRYVSTRGDAPILDFQAVTLAGLASDGGLYLPEAWPTLSREQIAGLQGLSYVDTAVEVMAPFVEGTLNRQELRDLCMQAYGRFSHAAVTPLVQLDGQHWLLELFHGPTLAFKDVALQFLGLLFERFLSGTDKHLTVVGATSGDTGSAAIDALAGRTGVDVFMLHPKGRVSDVQRRQMTTVLAPNIYNIAIDGSFDDAQALVKAMFNSPDFSGRFNLSAVNSINWARLMAQVVYYFYAAVRLGAPERPVAFSVPTGNFGDVFAGYVAAKMGLPIAKLIVATNVNDILHRALSEGDYSQGTVVPTPSPSMDIQVSSNFERLLFDLGGRDGVALSDQMRGFGSTKAMRLTNAQRAGSEPLFSSDRIDLDDMALAMRWASEDAGQVIDPHTAIALAAARRADVGDVPIVTLATAHPAKFRDAVERSTGARPALPKRIGDLFDREERYDSLPGTFEAVTAYIAERAVPREAG from the coding sequence ATGCGCTACGTAAGCACCAGGGGCGACGCGCCCATCCTCGATTTCCAGGCGGTGACGCTTGCCGGTCTTGCCAGCGATGGCGGATTGTATCTGCCCGAAGCCTGGCCGACGCTGTCGCGCGAACAGATAGCGGGGCTGCAGGGCCTGTCCTATGTCGATACCGCGGTCGAGGTGATGGCGCCATTCGTCGAGGGCACGCTGAACCGTCAGGAACTGCGCGACCTGTGCATGCAGGCCTATGGCCGGTTCAGCCATGCCGCGGTGACGCCGCTGGTGCAGTTGGACGGTCAGCACTGGTTGCTGGAACTGTTTCATGGCCCGACGCTGGCGTTCAAGGACGTCGCGCTGCAATTCCTCGGCCTCCTTTTCGAACGGTTCCTGTCGGGTACGGACAAGCATCTGACGGTCGTCGGCGCGACGTCCGGCGATACCGGTTCGGCGGCGATCGACGCGCTTGCCGGGCGGACCGGCGTGGATGTGTTCATGCTGCATCCCAAAGGGCGCGTATCCGACGTGCAACGGCGCCAGATGACGACGGTGCTGGCGCCCAACATCTACAATATCGCGATCGACGGCAGTTTCGACGATGCGCAGGCGCTGGTGAAGGCGATGTTCAATTCGCCCGACTTCAGCGGGCGGTTCAACCTGTCCGCCGTCAATTCGATCAACTGGGCGCGGCTGATGGCGCAGGTGGTGTATTATTTCTATGCCGCAGTCCGGCTCGGCGCGCCCGAGCGGCCGGTGGCGTTCTCCGTGCCGACGGGCAATTTCGGCGATGTTTTCGCGGGCTATGTCGCGGCGAAGATGGGGCTGCCGATCGCCAAATTGATCGTCGCGACCAACGTCAACGACATTCTGCACCGCGCACTGTCCGAGGGCGACTATTCGCAAGGCACCGTCGTCCCGACGCCGAGCCCGTCGATGGACATACAGGTATCGAGCAATTTCGAACGGTTGCTGTTCGATCTGGGTGGGCGCGACGGCGTGGCGCTGAGCGATCAGATGCGCGGGTTCGGATCGACCAAGGCGATGCGGTTGACCAATGCACAGCGCGCCGGGTCCGAGCCTTTGTTTTCCAGCGACCGGATCGATCTGGACGATATGGCGCTGGCGATGCGCTGGGCGAGCGAGGATGCCGGTCAGGTGATCGATCCGCACACCGCGATCGCGCTGGCCGCGGCGCGGCGGGCCGACGTTGGAGACGTTCCGATCGTGACGTTGGCGACCGCGCATCCGGCCAAGTTCCGCGATGCGGTAGAGCGGTCTACGGGTGCGCGGCCGGCCTTGCCGAAGCGGATCGGCGACCTGTTCGACCGCGAGGAACGGTATGACAGCCTGCCCGGCACGTTCGAGGCGGTGACGGCCTATATCGCCGAACGTGCGGTGCCGCGCGAGGCCGGCTGA
- a CDS encoding class I SAM-dependent methyltransferase has translation MDLQTLIGEPWANYGLIDSGHGRKLERYGRFRFIRPEAQALWAPASPDWKAHGEFVPGSDEDGGGRWEYSQPVPREGWQLKWDDVSFNASNTPFRHLGFFPDMAPVWSWMREQVADKAEAECMNLFGYTGVGTCAMAARGVKMVHVDASKKSVEAARANAALSGLSDKPIRWMTDDATKFIAREVRRGRRYDGILLDPPKYGRGPDGEVWKLEEGLPGLIQDCRKLLDAESRFLFLTVYAVRMSALAIGELLRQTFADLGGTVEAGELAVREEARGLIMPTAIWARWHR, from the coding sequence ATGGACCTGCAGACGCTGATCGGCGAGCCGTGGGCGAATTACGGCCTGATCGATTCGGGTCACGGGCGGAAGCTGGAACGCTATGGCCGGTTCCGCTTCATCCGGCCCGAGGCGCAGGCCTTATGGGCCCCCGCCTCCCCCGACTGGAAGGCGCACGGCGAATTCGTCCCCGGATCGGACGAGGATGGCGGCGGCCGCTGGGAATATAGCCAGCCGGTTCCCCGCGAAGGCTGGCAGCTGAAATGGGACGACGTGTCGTTCAACGCCAGCAATACGCCGTTCCGCCATCTCGGCTTCTTCCCCGACATGGCGCCGGTCTGGAGCTGGATGCGCGAGCAGGTGGCGGACAAGGCCGAGGCCGAATGCATGAACCTGTTCGGCTATACCGGCGTCGGCACCTGCGCGATGGCGGCGCGCGGCGTGAAGATGGTCCATGTCGATGCATCGAAGAAATCGGTCGAGGCGGCGCGGGCGAACGCCGCGCTATCGGGCCTGTCCGACAAGCCGATCCGCTGGATGACGGACGATGCGACCAAGTTCATCGCCCGGGAAGTCCGGCGCGGGCGGCGTTACGACGGGATATTGCTCGATCCGCCGAAATACGGACGCGGGCCGGATGGCGAGGTTTGGAAGCTGGAGGAAGGGCTGCCGGGTTTGATCCAGGATTGCCGCAAGCTGCTCGACGCCGAGTCGCGCTTCCTGTTCCTGACCGTCTATGCGGTGCGCATGTCGGCGCTGGCGATCGGCGAGCTGCTTCGCCAGACGTTCGCCGATCTGGGCGGCACCGTGGAGGCGGGCGAACTGGCGGTGCGGGAGGAAGCGCGCGGATTGATTATGCCAACCGCGATCTGGGCGCGCTGGCACCGTTGA
- a CDS encoding acetyl-CoA C-acyltransferase, translated as MREAAIVATARTPIGKAYRGAFNMTEAPVLAGHVMNSAVERAGIDPSRIDEIFWGVGGQFGTQGGNAGRMAVFAAGLPQSVPAFTLDRKCGSGLTAVALAARSIMCDEMDVALAGGMESISLTVTKDMPRYVNQSVIANEPAAYIPMIETAEIVALRYGISREAQDAYGAQSQQRAVAGLKAGAFSEEIAPITVEKALFDKTGAQTGTETITLSQDEGIRDGTTAEGLAGLKTVWPGGEFTGPGSNITAGNASQLSDGASAQILMDRKTAESEGKEILGIYRGFQAAGCGPDEMGIGPVFAIPKLLERAGLSVADIGLWELNEAFASQCLYCRDHLGIDPDKYNVNGGAIAVGHPFGMTGSRLVGHALIEGRKRGVRYVVVSMCTAGGMGAAGLFEIV; from the coding sequence ATGCGTGAAGCCGCCATCGTCGCCACCGCCCGTACGCCGATCGGCAAGGCCTATCGCGGCGCGTTCAACATGACCGAGGCGCCGGTGCTTGCCGGGCATGTGATGAATTCCGCGGTCGAGCGGGCCGGGATCGACCCGAGCAGGATCGACGAGATCTTCTGGGGCGTGGGCGGTCAGTTCGGGACGCAGGGCGGCAATGCCGGGCGGATGGCGGTGTTCGCCGCGGGCCTGCCGCAGAGCGTTCCGGCGTTCACGCTGGACCGTAAATGCGGATCCGGATTGACCGCGGTGGCGCTCGCCGCGCGGTCGATCATGTGCGACGAAATGGACGTTGCGCTGGCCGGCGGGATGGAATCAATCAGCCTGACGGTCACCAAGGACATGCCGCGCTACGTCAACCAGTCGGTGATCGCGAACGAGCCGGCGGCGTACATCCCGATGATTGAGACGGCCGAAATCGTCGCGCTCCGCTACGGCATCAGCCGCGAGGCGCAGGACGCATACGGGGCGCAGAGCCAGCAGCGTGCGGTTGCGGGTCTGAAGGCCGGCGCGTTCTCCGAGGAGATCGCGCCGATCACGGTCGAGAAGGCTTTGTTCGACAAGACGGGCGCGCAGACCGGGACCGAGACGATCACCCTGTCGCAGGACGAGGGCATTCGCGACGGGACGACCGCCGAGGGACTGGCCGGACTGAAGACGGTATGGCCGGGTGGCGAGTTCACCGGGCCGGGCAGCAACATCACCGCGGGTAATGCCAGCCAGTTGTCGGACGGTGCATCGGCGCAGATCCTGATGGATCGCAAGACCGCGGAGTCGGAGGGCAAGGAGATCCTGGGCATCTATCGCGGCTTCCAGGCGGCCGGGTGCGGGCCGGATGAAATGGGGATCGGCCCGGTCTTCGCGATCCCCAAGCTGCTGGAACGCGCCGGACTGTCCGTCGCGGACATCGGGCTGTGGGAACTGAACGAGGCGTTCGCGTCGCAATGCCTGTATTGCCGCGACCATCTGGGGATCGATCCGGACAAGTATAACGTCAATGGCGGCGCGATCGCGGTCGGGCATCCGTTCGGGATGACGGGCTCGCGGCTGGTGGGCCATGCACTGATCGAGGGGCGCAAACGCGGCGTTCGCTATGTGGTGGTATCGATGTGCACCGCCGGCGGGATGGGTGCGGCGGGGTTGTTCGAGATCGTGTGA
- the groL gene encoding chaperonin GroEL (60 kDa chaperone family; promotes refolding of misfolded polypeptides especially under stressful conditions; forms two stacked rings of heptamers to form a barrel-shaped 14mer; ends can be capped by GroES; misfolded proteins enter the barrel where they are refolded when GroES binds), which produces MAAKDVKFSRDARERILRGVDILADAVKVTLGPKGRNVVIDKSYGAPRITKDGVTVAKEIELKDKFENMGAQMVREVASKTNDIAGDGTTTATVLAQAIVREGMKSVAAGMNPMDLKRGIDLAVTKVVEDVKSRSKPVSGTSEIAQVGIISANGDKEVGEKIAEAMEKVGKEGVITVEEAKGLDFELDVVEGMQFDRGYLSPYFITNPEKMTVELNDPYILIHEKKLSNLQAMLPILEAVVQSGRPLLIIAEDIEGEALATLVVNKLRGGLKVAAVKAPGFGDRRKAMLEDIAILTKGEMISEDLGIKLESVTIGMLGTAKRVTIDKDNTTIIDGAGEADAIKGRTDAIRQQIENTTSDYDKEKLQERLAKLAGGVAVIKVGGASEVEVKERKDRVDDALHATRAAVEEGIVPGGGTALLYATKALEGMTGVNEDQTRGIDIVRKSLTALVRQIAANAGHDGAVVSGKLLDQSNTSFGFNASTDVYEDLVAAGVIDPTKVVRTALQNAASVAGLLITTEAAVSELPEDKPAMPMGGGGGMGGMGGMDF; this is translated from the coding sequence ATGGCAGCCAAAGACGTAAAATTTTCGCGTGACGCACGCGAGCGCATCCTGCGCGGCGTGGATATCCTTGCCGACGCCGTGAAGGTCACCTTGGGGCCGAAGGGCCGCAACGTCGTGATCGACAAGAGCTATGGCGCACCGCGCATCACCAAGGACGGCGTCACCGTCGCCAAGGAAATCGAACTCAAGGACAAGTTCGAGAACATGGGCGCGCAGATGGTGCGCGAAGTCGCCTCGAAGACCAACGACATCGCCGGTGACGGCACGACCACCGCGACCGTTCTGGCGCAGGCGATCGTCCGTGAAGGCATGAAGTCGGTTGCAGCGGGCATGAACCCGATGGACCTGAAGCGCGGTATCGATCTCGCCGTCACCAAGGTCGTCGAGGACGTGAAGTCGCGTTCGAAGCCGGTTTCCGGCACGTCCGAAATCGCACAGGTCGGCATCATCTCGGCCAATGGCGACAAGGAAGTCGGTGAGAAGATCGCCGAAGCCATGGAAAAGGTCGGCAAGGAAGGCGTCATCACCGTCGAAGAGGCCAAGGGTCTCGATTTCGAACTGGACGTCGTCGAAGGCATGCAGTTCGACCGCGGTTACCTGTCGCCATACTTCATCACGAACCCGGAAAAGATGACGGTCGAACTGAACGACCCGTACATCCTGATCCACGAGAAGAAGCTGTCGAACCTGCAGGCGATGCTCCCGATCCTGGAAGCCGTCGTCCAGTCGGGCCGTCCGCTGCTGATCATTGCGGAGGATATCGAGGGTGAGGCGCTCGCCACGCTCGTCGTCAACAAGCTGCGCGGTGGCCTGAAGGTCGCAGCGGTCAAGGCACCGGGCTTCGGCGATCGTCGCAAGGCGATGCTGGAAGACATCGCGATCCTGACCAAGGGCGAGATGATCTCGGAAGACCTCGGCATCAAGCTGGAAAGCGTCACGATCGGCATGCTCGGCACCGCCAAGCGCGTCACGATCGACAAGGACAACACCACCATCATCGACGGTGCTGGTGAAGCCGACGCGATCAAGGGCCGTACCGATGCGATCCGCCAGCAGATCGAGAACACCACCAGCGATTACGACAAGGAAAAGCTCCAGGAGCGTCTTGCCAAGCTCGCCGGCGGCGTTGCCGTGATCAAGGTCGGTGGTGCTTCGGAAGTCGAAGTGAAGGAGCGCAAGGACCGCGTCGACGACGCACTGCACGCAACCCGCGCAGCCGTCGAAGAAGGCATCGTCCCCGGTGGTGGTACGGCTCTGCTGTACGCGACCAAGGCGCTCGAAGGCATGACCGGCGTCAACGAAGACCAGACGCGCGGCATCGACATCGTCCGCAAGTCGCTGACCGCTCTGGTGCGCCAGATCGCGGCGAATGCCGGCCATGACGGCGCGGTCGTCTCGGGCAAGCTGCTCGACCAGTCGAACACCTCGTTCGGCTTCAACGCGTCGACTGACGTGTATGAGGATCTGGTCGCAGCCGGCGTGATCGACCCGACCAAGGTCGTCCGCACCGCGCTCCAGAACGCGGCATCGGTCGCCGGCCTGCTCATCACGACGGAAGCCGCCGTGTCCGAACTGCCGGAAGACAAGCCCGCAATGCCAATGGGCGGCGGCGGCGGCATGGGCGGCATGGGCGGCATGGACTTCTGA
- the groES gene encoding co-chaperone GroES gives MNFRPLHDRVLVRRVEAEEKTAGGIIIPETAKEKPQEGEVVAAGSGTKAEDGSVTPLDVKAGDKILFGKWSGTEVKIDGEDLLIMKESDILGIVG, from the coding sequence ATGAACTTTCGTCCATTGCACGACCGCGTCCTCGTCCGCCGGGTAGAGGCGGAAGAGAAGACGGCAGGCGGGATCATCATCCCGGAAACCGCCAAGGAAAAGCCGCAGGAAGGCGAAGTCGTCGCCGCGGGCTCGGGCACGAAGGCCGAAGACGGTTCCGTCACGCCGCTGGACGTCAAGGCCGGCGACAAGATCCTGTTCGGCAAATGGTCCGGCACCGAAGTGAAGATCGACGGTGAAGACCTGCTGATCATGAAGGAAAGCGACATCCTCGGGATCGTCGGCTGA
- a CDS encoding MATE family efflux transporter, with product MDTPVAIPVLSGPPPASAGDELRALLRLAIPLAAANLLQMAVYAIDVIFVARLGPVELAASTLGVYLYSVMMWAMSGLVGACAPVIAAELGARRHAVRQVRRSFRMAMWLSVLATLPFIVVLAMGERLMLLADQDPVVAARAGAFLDILLFAMIPAVASTAMRVTASALGRAGWATAVTAMALAVNLAGNWLLVFGNAGFPALGLEGSAISSVVTSVAMMLAYVAILRFDPKIRRYRLFGNWWRSEWSRLREIVKLGVPIALIFTLEGALFSAAGFLMGLIGVEQVGAHALALQIAAIAFQVPFGVAQAATIRVGMAYGAGDHRWVGRAGWVALGVGIGFMGVTASLLWGFPRLALSLYIDVDAPANAALVGLALQYLVIAALFQLFDGAQTVAAGVLRGVQDTRMPMVIAAFGYWVVGFGACIWLGFGLHWQGIGIWIGLAIGLAVVSALLVWRWSSRERLGLLPAPSAR from the coding sequence ATGGACACCCCCGTCGCCATCCCGGTCCTCAGTGGCCCGCCACCTGCGAGCGCGGGCGACGAACTGCGCGCTCTGCTGCGGCTCGCCATCCCGCTGGCGGCGGCGAACCTGTTGCAGATGGCGGTCTATGCGATCGACGTGATCTTCGTCGCGCGGCTGGGGCCGGTCGAACTCGCCGCGTCGACGCTCGGCGTCTATCTCTATTCGGTGATGATGTGGGCGATGTCGGGGCTGGTCGGGGCCTGCGCGCCGGTCATCGCGGCGGAACTGGGCGCACGGCGGCATGCGGTGCGGCAGGTGCGCCGATCGTTCCGCATGGCGATGTGGTTGTCGGTGCTGGCGACGCTGCCGTTCATCGTCGTGCTGGCGATGGGCGAGCGGTTGATGCTGCTGGCCGATCAGGATCCGGTCGTCGCCGCGCGCGCGGGGGCGTTCCTCGACATCCTGTTGTTCGCAATGATCCCTGCGGTCGCCAGTACCGCGATGCGCGTCACCGCATCCGCGCTCGGCCGCGCAGGCTGGGCGACGGCGGTGACGGCGATGGCGCTTGCGGTCAATCTGGCGGGCAACTGGCTGCTGGTCTTCGGCAATGCCGGCTTCCCCGCGCTCGGTCTCGAAGGATCGGCGATCTCCAGCGTCGTGACCAGCGTGGCGATGATGCTCGCTTATGTCGCGATCCTGCGCTTCGATCCGAAGATTCGCCGCTACCGCCTGTTCGGCAATTGGTGGCGCAGCGAATGGAGCCGCCTGCGCGAAATCGTCAAGCTGGGCGTCCCGATCGCCCTGATCTTCACGCTGGAAGGCGCACTGTTCAGCGCCGCCGGCTTCCTGATGGGGCTGATCGGCGTCGAACAGGTCGGCGCGCATGCCCTCGCGCTACAAATCGCTGCGATCGCGTTTCAGGTGCCGTTCGGCGTTGCGCAGGCGGCGACGATCCGCGTCGGCATGGCGTACGGCGCGGGCGATCATCGCTGGGTCGGCCGCGCGGGGTGGGTCGCGCTGGGTGTCGGGATCGGCTTCATGGGCGTCACCGCCAGCCTGCTCTGGGGATTCCCGCGGCTCGCGCTCAGCCTGTATATCGACGTCGATGCGCCCGCCAACGCCGCGCTCGTCGGACTGGCATTGCAATATCTCGTCATCGCAGCGCTGTTCCAACTGTTCGACGGCGCGCAGACCGTCGCGGCCGGCGTGCTGCGCGGCGTGCAGGACACGCGTATGCCGATGGTCATCGCGGCGTTCGGCTATTGGGTCGTCGGGTTCGGCGCCTGCATCTGGCTAGGCTTCGGATTGCACTGGCAGGGGATCGGCATCTGGATCGGCCTGGCGATCGGCCTGGCGGTGGTTTCCGCGCTGTTGGTCTGGCGCTGGTCCTCGCGCGAACGGCTCGGCCTGCTCCCGGCACCCTCTGCCCGCTAA
- a CDS encoding GNAT family N-acetyltransferase: MIAIRAARPEDAAAIAAIYAPYVLTGTVSFESDAPDARAMRNRMAASDGLYPWIVATNGDAEGGVLAYAYATKFRDRPAYKYAVETSIYVSGMVQQQGTGRLLYEALIDTLRQQGFTQAIGVISLPNEASISTHEAVGFRRQGVYREIGYKNGRWIDVGFWQCELNRSTIPRSSRSRSAKWA; encoded by the coding sequence ATGATCGCGATCCGCGCCGCGCGGCCCGAGGATGCCGCCGCCATCGCCGCAATCTACGCGCCGTACGTGCTGACCGGGACCGTCTCGTTCGAAAGCGATGCGCCCGACGCGCGGGCGATGCGCAACCGCATGGCGGCGTCGGACGGGCTGTATCCGTGGATCGTCGCGACCAATGGCGATGCCGAAGGCGGCGTGCTGGCCTATGCCTATGCGACCAAATTCCGCGATCGCCCGGCGTACAAATATGCCGTCGAGACATCGATCTATGTCAGCGGCATGGTGCAACAGCAGGGCACCGGGCGGCTGCTGTACGAGGCGTTGATCGACACGCTGCGACAACAGGGCTTCACGCAGGCGATCGGCGTGATCTCGCTCCCGAACGAGGCATCGATCTCGACGCACGAAGCGGTCGGGTTCCGGCGTCAGGGCGTATACCGCGAGATCGGATACAAGAACGGGCGCTGGATCGATGTCGGATTCTGGCAATGCGAACTGAATCGGTCGACGATCCCCCGGTCGAGCCGAAGCCGTTCAGCGAAGTGGGCGTGA
- a CDS encoding trimeric intracellular cation channel family protein: MIPVAHVIPEFAPWLDLAGLAVFAASGALAAAKRAQTMVTLAFFALVTGVGGGTMRDLLIGAPVFWTHDSRPAAICLIVAFAIWATPERWWKGAALDWFDAVGLAAYAVYGAAKALGYGIPPVPAFVMGVVTACVGGIIRDVLAGEPSILMRPELYVTAAALASALYVVLFLLGAPIAIAAGVAATAGFTLRAAAIHYRLALPAYRGRR, from the coding sequence ATGATCCCCGTCGCGCACGTCATCCCCGAATTCGCCCCCTGGCTCGATCTGGCCGGCCTTGCCGTGTTCGCCGCATCGGGCGCGCTGGCGGCGGCGAAGCGCGCACAGACGATGGTCACGCTCGCCTTCTTCGCGCTCGTCACGGGTGTAGGCGGGGGGACGATGCGCGACCTGCTGATCGGCGCGCCGGTATTCTGGACGCATGACAGCCGCCCGGCCGCGATCTGCCTGATCGTCGCCTTCGCGATCTGGGCGACGCCGGAACGCTGGTGGAAGGGTGCGGCGCTCGACTGGTTCGATGCGGTCGGGCTCGCCGCCTATGCGGTGTACGGCGCGGCAAAGGCGCTGGGCTACGGCATCCCGCCCGTGCCCGCCTTCGTCATGGGCGTCGTCACCGCCTGTGTCGGCGGTATCATCCGCGACGTGTTGGCGGGCGAGCCGTCGATCCTGATGCGCCCCGAACTCTACGTCACCGCCGCCGCGCTTGCCTCGGCACTATACGTCGTATTGTTCCTGCTCGGCGCGCCGATCGCGATCGCCGCAGGGGTCGCCGCCACGGCCGGCTTCACGCTGCGTGCCGCCGCGATCCACTACCGCCTCGCGCTCCCGGCCTATCGCGGGCGGCGCTGA
- a CDS encoding OsmC family protein produces the protein MTTRKGSARYDGLGKDGKGHVSTQSGVLKDNPYGFNTRFGDEPGTNPEELIAAAHASCFTMALSFALAKEGFTDGTLETNAKITLDQDGAGFTITKSELDLKASVPGIDPDKFAEIAADAKANCPVSKVLNAEVTLTHTLS, from the coding sequence ATGACGACGCGCAAGGGATCGGCCCGCTACGACGGGCTGGGCAAGGACGGCAAAGGCCATGTTTCCACACAATCGGGCGTGCTGAAGGACAATCCGTACGGCTTCAACACGCGGTTTGGCGACGAGCCCGGTACCAATCCAGAGGAATTGATCGCCGCCGCGCATGCCAGCTGCTTCACGATGGCGCTGAGCTTCGCGTTGGCGAAGGAGGGGTTCACCGACGGAACGCTGGAGACGAACGCGAAGATCACGCTCGACCAAGATGGCGCGGGCTTCACGATCACGAAATCCGAACTGGATTTGAAGGCGAGCGTCCCCGGTATCGACCCGGACAAGTTTGCCGAGATCGCGGCGGATGCGAAGGCGAACTGCCCCGTGTCCAAGGTGTTGAACGCCGAAGTGACGTTGACGCACACGCTGTCGTGA
- a CDS encoding glycine zipper 2TM domain-containing protein has translation MRITMLATLIAATVAPAVPLMAPAAAQGVRDANREYREDVRDAQRDYRRDVRRADSPRDVRNARREYREEVRDARQDRRADVRQVRDWRQYRNYDYNRFEGGQRTYYADRYYRDGRYYQPRRLTRADRIYRGSNGQYYCRRNDGTTGLIVGGVAGGVLGNLLTNGRSSTLGTLLGAAGGAVLGRSVDRGNVTCR, from the coding sequence ATGCGTATCACCATGTTGGCTACCCTGATCGCGGCGACGGTTGCACCGGCGGTTCCGCTGATGGCACCGGCAGCGGCACAGGGCGTCCGGGACGCCAACCGCGAATATCGCGAAGACGTTCGGGATGCGCAGCGCGACTATCGCCGCGACGTTCGCCGCGCGGATTCGCCGCGCGACGTGCGCAATGCCCGCCGGGAGTATCGCGAAGAGGTGCGTGATGCGCGCCAGGATCGCCGCGCCGACGTACGGCAGGTGCGCGATTGGCGGCAGTATCGCAATTACGACTATAACCGCTTCGAAGGCGGACAGCGGACCTATTACGCCGATCGGTATTACCGCGACGGACGCTATTACCAGCCGCGCCGCCTGACGCGCGCCGATCGGATCTATCGCGGTAGCAACGGGCAATATTATTGCCGCCGCAACGATGGCACGACCGGTCTGATCGTCGGCGGCGTGGCGGGTGGCGTGCTGGGCAATCTGCTGACCAACGGGCGGTCGAGCACGCTGGGGACCCTGCTGGGCGCGGCCGGTGGTGCGGTGCTGGGCCGGTCGGTCGATCGCGGCAACGTGACCTGCCGCTAA
- the crcB gene encoding fluoride efflux transporter CrcB, with protein sequence MYSLFLVMAGGAVGSGARFLTGRAMASLFGAGFPWGTLAVNLVGGLLMGALVGVLARAAGSAEQWRLLIAVGMLGGFTTFSAFSLDVVTMIERGDLTSMALYVGASVIGSCAAVFAGLTLTRIAA encoded by the coding sequence ATGTATTCCCTGTTTCTTGTCATGGCCGGCGGCGCGGTCGGTTCGGGCGCGCGCTTTCTGACCGGGCGGGCGATGGCATCGCTGTTCGGCGCCGGATTTCCGTGGGGCACGCTGGCCGTCAATCTGGTCGGCGGGTTGCTGATGGGCGCGCTGGTCGGCGTGCTTGCACGGGCCGCGGGGTCGGCCGAGCAGTGGCGGCTGCTGATCGCGGTCGGGATGCTCGGCGGCTTCACCACCTTTTCCGCCTTTTCACTGGATGTCGTGACGATGATCGAGCGCGGCGACCTGACATCGATGGCGCTGTATGTCGGCGCATCGGTGATCGGATCGTGCGCGGCCGTGTTCGCCGGCCTTACGCTAACGAGGATCGCCGCATGA